The following coding sequences lie in one Oculatellaceae cyanobacterium genomic window:
- a CDS encoding HAMP domain-containing protein → MTKHSEPQPNKNKAETNGRLNGRKNGANHLPPPPPPFKPVASHEELHTEIIEPRTDNGYSNSVAPIEVRETEPLAPKPALKLGSTFSRQLLTTILPVLLAPIAIAGIATWGITQHQATQRADLKLKKDALLSSYFAGNLVDDAVKATSSLAENPFIINAVRTSPQPATNKLPANSLTGSSTAKKTPQLNPALSSYLQQTAKTQNFSQLLFTDKNGSNIAAAALVENPTQSSKEWWQKAKGEGKWISKPQLDQNKTPVVEISNAIRDPLSGQFIGVVKSVMPTANFNALALPLEQVGLTASEKIQIIAPQSKNVISTITSSGSVAQQELLGGEPISQKATALLEELKAKKSSFTGNKQASYVATRPQLQGLTIIPFVHQGGQLSLSTSFNQDGRKYTLAAVPGADFVSVSSIDLSEIAPAGNEQGLVFLLIFLTLGAIGTGIAVTLARRWSKPLKELTSKSEQVAAGNWDAYVEPRGSAETKTLALSFNNLVRQVKELLNKQEAEAKAAELFADIASKARESLDINEIFEKAVVGTQQLLNAERVSVYRFNSDWSGEIVSEAAAPGVPDCLNMTVADSYFMDTEQGVERYRNGRVFVIDDIYKTNLTPCHREVYERL, encoded by the coding sequence ATGACTAAGCATTCTGAGCCTCAACCAAATAAAAATAAAGCTGAAACTAACGGTCGTTTAAATGGTAGAAAAAATGGTGCTAACCATTTACCGCCACCACCACCTCCGTTTAAACCAGTAGCTTCTCACGAAGAATTGCATACTGAGATCATTGAGCCGCGTACAGATAATGGTTACAGTAATAGCGTAGCGCCGATAGAAGTCAGGGAAACAGAGCCATTGGCTCCAAAACCAGCCTTAAAACTTGGTTCAACATTCAGCCGCCAACTGTTGACCACTATTTTACCTGTCTTACTAGCCCCGATCGCGATCGCAGGAATAGCCACTTGGGGCATTACTCAGCATCAAGCAACTCAACGTGCTGACTTAAAATTAAAAAAAGACGCTTTACTGTCTTCCTATTTTGCTGGCAACTTAGTTGATGATGCTGTTAAAGCGACTTCCTCTTTAGCAGAAAATCCCTTCATTATTAATGCAGTTCGTACTTCTCCTCAACCAGCAACTAACAAATTGCCAGCTAACTCCTTAACCGGAAGTTCTACAGCTAAAAAAACACCACAACTTAATCCCGCATTAAGTTCCTATTTGCAACAAACAGCCAAAACCCAAAATTTTTCTCAATTATTATTCACAGATAAAAACGGTTCAAATATTGCTGCTGCTGCTTTAGTTGAAAACCCTACTCAAAGTAGCAAAGAATGGTGGCAAAAAGCCAAAGGCGAAGGCAAGTGGATTAGCAAACCTCAACTAGATCAAAACAAAACACCTGTTGTTGAAATCAGTAATGCTATTAGAGATCCACTTTCAGGGCAATTTATTGGTGTAGTTAAATCTGTAATGCCCACAGCTAACTTTAACGCCCTGGCATTACCTTTAGAACAAGTTGGATTAACTGCATCCGAAAAAATTCAAATAATTGCTCCTCAAAGCAAAAATGTAATTAGTACCATCACTTCCAGTGGTTCAGTAGCTCAACAAGAACTGCTAGGAGGTGAACCAATTTCACAAAAGGCAACCGCTCTTTTAGAAGAACTTAAAGCCAAAAAAAGTTCTTTTACAGGAAATAAGCAAGCTAGCTACGTTGCTACAAGACCTCAGCTTCAAGGACTTACTATTATTCCCTTTGTTCACCAAGGGGGACAACTATCACTTAGTACCTCGTTTAACCAAGACGGTAGAAAGTATACCCTAGCTGCCGTTCCGGGTGCAGATTTTGTCAGTGTTAGTTCAATTGATCTTTCCGAAATTGCCCCAGCAGGTAATGAGCAAGGATTAGTTTTTCTTTTAATTTTTCTGACATTAGGAGCAATTGGGACAGGCATTGCTGTCACTTTAGCTCGTCGCTGGTCTAAACCTTTAAAAGAATTAACCAGTAAATCAGAACAGGTAGCAGCAGGAAATTGGGATGCCTACGTTGAACCTCGTGGTAGTGCTGAAACTAAAACCTTAGCCCTGAGCTTTAATAACCTAGTAAGACAGGTTAAAGAATTATTAAACAAGCAAGAAGCGGAAGCCAAAGCAGCAGAGTTATTTGCAGATATTGCCAGTAAAGCGCGTGAATCTCTAGATATCAACGAGATATTTGAAAAAGCAGTAGTAGGAACACAACAGCTACTCAACGCCGAACGAGTAAGTGTGTATCGCTTTAACAGTGATTGGAGTGGTGAAATTGTTTCCGAAGCCGCAGCCCCAGGCGTACCAGATTGTCTAAACATGACAGTAGCAGACAGCTACTTCATGGACACAGAACAAGGTGTAGAACGTTATCGCAACGGTCGGGTATTTGTCATTGATGATATTTACAAAACCAACCTCACACCATGTCACCGAGAAGTATATGAGCGTTTA
- a CDS encoding chemotaxis protein CheW, producing the protein MVSEFLSGNTTLFNQTATNTPAHQTTVGEQFLRFHLGGETTALLPVHQMTEVLNIPVSQIVPIPHLPGWVMGVYNWRGEILWIVDLGHLVGLNPLHQQDINHSTYTTIVIHSQQKLASKKRLGGQITGSKMLGLVVEKVEDMEWCNPDLIQSPPQSAVTPELVPFLRGYWMKSNDEMLLVLEGEAIIAGMPKPEV; encoded by the coding sequence ATGGTATCTGAGTTTTTATCAGGGAACACTACCTTATTCAATCAAACTGCAACTAATACTCCAGCACATCAAACAACCGTTGGAGAACAATTTTTGCGGTTTCATTTAGGTGGAGAAACTACAGCACTATTGCCTGTGCATCAAATGACAGAGGTGCTAAATATTCCCGTTAGCCAGATTGTACCTATTCCTCACCTGCCAGGGTGGGTAATGGGTGTTTATAACTGGCGGGGTGAGATTCTGTGGATTGTAGATTTAGGGCATTTGGTAGGACTAAATCCTTTGCACCAACAAGACATTAATCACTCAACCTACACAACAATCGTTATTCATAGTCAACAGAAACTCGCCAGCAAAAAGAGATTAGGCGGTCAAATTACTGGGAGTAAAATGCTGGGGCTGGTTGTGGAGAAAGTAGAAGATATGGAGTGGTGCAATCCTGATTTAATTCAATCTCCTCCCCAGTCTGCTGTTACCCCTGAACTCGTGCCATTTTTACGAGGTTATTGGATGAAATCTAATGATGAAATGCTGTTGGTTTTAGAAGGAGAAGCCATAATTGCTGGAATGCCTAAACCAGAAGTTTAA
- a CDS encoding response regulator, translating into MRTALVVEDTLTERQILTSCLQRAGLNVLTANSGEEALEKISTYKPDVIILDVVLPGRSGFELCRELKADPETNKIPVVMCSTKSSDMDKFWGMKQGADAYIPKPVDQEELLRTVNQLIKN; encoded by the coding sequence ATGCGTACTGCTTTAGTTGTTGAAGATACCCTGACAGAAAGACAAATTTTGACTAGCTGCTTGCAGCGTGCAGGCTTAAATGTTTTGACAGCAAATAGCGGAGAAGAAGCATTAGAAAAAATTAGTACTTATAAACCTGACGTGATCATTCTTGACGTTGTGCTACCTGGGCGTAGCGGCTTTGAACTTTGCCGTGAACTTAAAGCTGATCCAGAAACTAACAAAATTCCAGTAGTAATGTGTTCTACAAAAAGTAGTGATATGGATAAATTTTGGGGCATGAAACAAGGTGCAGATGCTTATATACCCAAGCCAGTTGATCAAGAAGAACTTTTACGAACTGTCAATCAATTAATTAAAAACTAG
- a CDS encoding response regulator, producing MMTAQHITIAAVTNKLTSLKQIRFTGWLALKGPLGQQWVFYLYLGRIIYATGGAHPVRRWQRNLATYCFNVSLNQIQQLKLPTEIEPSDTGTSCWEYQLLCLWMQQQRITREQVVKMIQVSILEVLFDVNQALHVTCHIKQENPLSPQLVLIDAEQAIAEAQKQWQIWKTANLSDVFPDQAPLIKQPEQLQQKASVSVYKSLTLLLDGQRSLRDIAVQTKRNVMDVTRSLLPYFESGMVELINIPDLPIPVGNNTNNRATVITQNTANGPLIACVDDSPLVCQTMEKILTSVGYQFLAIQDSMRAIATLLTRKPELIFLDLVMPNTNGYEICTQLRKVSAFRETPIIILTGNDGIIDRVRAKVVGATDFLGKPVDAETVLAVANKYLKHLKSSSIVVG from the coding sequence ATGATGACGGCTCAACACATCACTATTGCTGCTGTTACGAATAAGCTAACTTCTTTGAAGCAAATTCGCTTTACAGGGTGGTTAGCTCTCAAAGGGCCGTTAGGTCAGCAGTGGGTATTTTATTTATATTTAGGTCGAATCATCTATGCCACTGGGGGAGCGCATCCAGTTAGAAGATGGCAAAGAAATTTGGCTACTTATTGTTTTAATGTCAGTTTAAATCAAATACAACAGTTAAAGTTACCCACAGAAATTGAGCCATCTGATACGGGTACAAGTTGCTGGGAATACCAGTTATTATGCTTGTGGATGCAACAACAACGCATCACACGAGAGCAAGTAGTGAAAATGATTCAAGTAAGCATTCTAGAAGTGCTATTTGATGTCAATCAAGCATTGCACGTAACGTGCCACATTAAGCAAGAAAATCCGTTATCTCCCCAATTAGTATTAATAGATGCAGAACAAGCAATAGCAGAAGCTCAAAAACAGTGGCAAATATGGAAAACAGCCAATCTTTCCGATGTGTTCCCCGATCAAGCTCCCTTAATTAAACAGCCAGAGCAACTGCAACAAAAAGCTTCAGTTTCTGTTTATAAATCTTTAACTTTATTATTAGATGGGCAACGTTCCTTACGAGATATAGCTGTCCAGACAAAGCGCAATGTGATGGACGTAACTCGTTCGCTTTTGCCTTATTTTGAATCGGGAATGGTTGAATTAATTAATATTCCTGATTTACCAATCCCAGTTGGCAACAACACTAATAATAGAGCTACAGTAATCACTCAAAATACAGCAAATGGGCCTTTGATTGCTTGTGTAGATGATAGTCCTTTGGTTTGTCAAACAATGGAGAAAATTTTAACATCGGTTGGCTATCAGTTTTTAGCAATTCAAGACTCAATGCGAGCGATCGCCACTTTATTAACACGCAAACCAGAGTTAATATTTTTAGACTTAGTCATGCCAAATACCAATGGCTATGAAATTTGTACTCAATTACGCAAGGTTTCAGCTTTTCGTGAAACACCCATAATTATTTTAACAGGGAATGACGGCATCATTGATCGAGTTCGTGCCAAAGTTGTAGGAGCAACAGATTTCTTAGGAAAACCAGTGGATGCAGAAACAGTGCTAGCGGTAGCTAATAAATACCTCAAGCACCTCAAATCCAGTTCCATTGTGGTAGGTTGA
- a CDS encoding aldehyde dehydrogenase family protein, with the protein MVTTPLTCLNYIDGEWLAAQSGTILESRNPADWREVIATFPSSGAVDLDAAVMAANKAYHNWRLTPAPARAEFIYRVGEILLQRKEELAYLMSQEMGKPLAEARGDVQEGIDCAIYSAGEGRRMFGQTTPSEMPNKFAMTVRSPIGVCALITPWNFPVAIPCWKMMPALVCGNTVILKPAKDTPACATLLVEIFQQAGLPNGVVNLVHGHGDEVGQALIEHPGINLVSFTGSSQTGAEVGATCGRTFKRVCLELGGKNAQIVMDDADLELALEGAIWGAFGTTGQRCTATSRLILHRDIKEEFTAMLLDKTRKLRLGKGTEPNTEVGPLVNKSQLERVSYYLEVAHNEGAKVLIGGNVCSNEELKHGFFFEPTILDHVTPDMRVAREEIFGPVVTLIEVSSFEEAIKVLNDTPYGLSSSVYTSNINRAFQAMRDIEAGITYINGPTIGAEVHLPFGGVKQTGNGHREAGSAAIDVFTEWKTVYVDFSGRLQRAQIDNR; encoded by the coding sequence ATGGTGACTACCCCGCTAACGTGCCTTAATTATATAGATGGCGAATGGTTAGCAGCCCAATCAGGAACTATTCTAGAAAGCCGTAACCCTGCTGACTGGCGGGAGGTAATCGCAACATTTCCTAGTTCCGGTGCTGTTGATCTTGATGCCGCAGTGATGGCAGCAAACAAAGCTTATCACAACTGGCGGCTTACCCCAGCGCCAGCACGGGCAGAATTTATTTACCGCGTAGGGGAAATTTTACTTCAGCGTAAAGAAGAACTTGCTTACCTGATGAGTCAGGAGATGGGTAAGCCATTAGCAGAAGCGCGTGGAGATGTGCAAGAAGGAATTGACTGCGCCATCTATAGTGCAGGTGAGGGTCGCCGGATGTTTGGTCAGACGACTCCCTCGGAAATGCCGAACAAATTTGCGATGACAGTGCGATCGCCTATCGGAGTTTGTGCTTTAATTACTCCTTGGAATTTTCCTGTGGCAATTCCGTGTTGGAAAATGATGCCCGCGTTAGTTTGTGGCAATACAGTCATATTAAAACCTGCTAAAGATACTCCCGCTTGCGCTACTTTGCTCGTTGAAATTTTCCAACAAGCAGGTTTACCAAATGGTGTAGTTAACTTAGTTCATGGACATGGTGACGAGGTAGGTCAGGCTTTAATTGAGCATCCTGGGATTAATTTAGTATCTTTTACAGGTTCTTCCCAAACTGGTGCTGAGGTTGGGGCAACTTGTGGACGTACTTTCAAGCGAGTTTGCTTAGAATTAGGCGGTAAAAATGCTCAAATTGTCATGGATGATGCTGATTTAGAATTAGCTCTAGAAGGAGCAATTTGGGGGGCATTTGGCACAACTGGTCAAAGATGCACTGCCACAAGTCGCTTAATTTTACATCGTGATATTAAGGAAGAATTTACAGCAATGCTTCTGGATAAAACCAGGAAGTTACGTTTAGGAAAAGGTACAGAACCAAATACTGAAGTAGGGCCACTTGTTAATAAATCTCAACTTGAGCGAGTTAGTTATTATCTCGAAGTTGCTCATAATGAAGGTGCAAAGGTATTAATTGGTGGCAATGTTTGTAGTAATGAGGAACTAAAACACGGTTTCTTTTTTGAACCGACTATTTTAGATCATGTTACTCCTGATATGCGTGTTGCTCGTGAAGAGATATTTGGCCCTGTTGTAACTTTAATTGAGGTTAGCTCTTTTGAAGAAGCAATCAAGGTTCTTAATGATACTCCTTACGGTTTATCTTCTTCTGTTTATACCAGTAATATCAACCGCGCTTTTCAAGCGATGCGTGATATTGAAGCTGGAATTACTTATATTAATGGCCCAACTATTGGGGCAGAGGTACATTTACCTTTTGGTGGTGTGAAGCAGACGGGAAATGGACACCGTGAGGCGGGTAGTGCTGCAATTGATGTGTTTACTGAATGGAAGACTGTTTATGTAGATTTTTCTGGTCGTTTGCAACGCGCCCAGATTGATAATCGTTAA
- a CDS encoding acetyl ornithine aminotransferase family protein yields the protein MLSIPDLRSLPRIPCLVTSLPGTKARAIVERDRAVTSPSYTRSYPLVAARGEGCMIEDVDGNVFLDLTAGIAVNNTGHAHPEVVKAIQQQAANLLHMSGTDFYYEPMVELAEKLAKRAPFPNQARVFFTNSGAESNEGAIKLARYYTKRSLIIAFLGAFHGRTYGAMSLTGSKVVQRKQFGPFLPGVTHIPYGTHESLDYLEQKLFNTVLPPEEVAAIIVEPIQGEGGYIVPENGFLERIREICDRYDILMIVDEVQSGMGRTGRLFAIQHWDVMPDIITLAKGIASGLPLGAILSRPEIMTWQPGSHATTFGGNPVACAAANVTLRLLEESLIENSHQMGELLQAGLTKLAQQFNCISLPRGKGLMVAVDLLDANGNLYPELRDRIVNQAFYHGLLLLGCGKAAIRFCPPLVIDSAQIQAALNILTKLLDS from the coding sequence ATGCTAAGTATTCCTGACTTACGCAGTCTGCCAAGAATTCCTTGTTTAGTAACATCATTACCTGGTACTAAAGCTAGAGCCATTGTAGAACGCGATCGCGCTGTAACTTCCCCATCTTATACTCGTAGCTACCCCTTAGTTGCTGCACGTGGTGAAGGTTGCATGATTGAAGATGTTGATGGCAACGTCTTTTTAGATCTAACCGCAGGTATTGCTGTTAATAATACAGGTCATGCCCACCCAGAAGTAGTAAAAGCAATTCAACAACAAGCAGCAAACTTACTGCATATGTCGGGGACTGATTTTTATTATGAACCGATGGTAGAATTAGCGGAAAAATTAGCCAAACGTGCGCCTTTTCCGAATCAAGCACGGGTATTTTTTACTAATTCTGGAGCAGAATCAAATGAAGGGGCAATAAAACTTGCTCGTTATTATACCAAACGATCGCTCATTATCGCTTTTTTAGGTGCATTTCACGGACGCACATACGGTGCAATGTCCCTAACTGGTTCTAAAGTTGTTCAACGTAAACAATTTGGGCCATTCTTACCAGGAGTAACTCATATTCCTTATGGTACTCACGAAAGTTTAGATTACTTAGAACAAAAATTATTTAATACAGTACTCCCACCAGAAGAAGTAGCTGCAATTATTGTCGAACCAATACAAGGAGAAGGTGGTTATATTGTCCCAGAAAATGGTTTTTTAGAAAGAATTAGGGAAATCTGCGATCGCTACGACATTTTAATGATAGTTGATGAAGTGCAATCAGGCATGGGTCGTACAGGTCGCTTGTTTGCTATTCAACATTGGGATGTTATGCCTGATATTATTACCCTTGCTAAAGGTATCGCTAGTGGTTTACCTTTAGGAGCAATTTTATCTCGACCGGAAATAATGACTTGGCAGCCTGGTTCTCATGCTACAACCTTTGGTGGTAATCCAGTTGCTTGCGCCGCAGCTAATGTCACATTGCGACTATTAGAAGAGAGTTTAATCGAGAATTCCCATCAAATGGGAGAACTATTACAAGCTGGTTTAACTAAGCTTGCACAACAATTTAATTGTATTTCCCTACCACGAGGTAAAGGTTTAATGGTAGCAGTTGATTTACTTGATGCTAATGGTAACTTATATCCAGAATTACGCGATCGCATTGTAAATCAAGCTTTTTATCATGGTTTATTATTACTTGGTTGCGGTAAAGCAGCAATTCGCTTTTGTCCACCCTTAGTTATTGATAGCGCTCAAATTCAGGCTGCTCTGAATATCCTCACAAAATTACTAGACAGTTAA
- a CDS encoding DUF1338 domain-containing protein, which produces MPAQIALNLWSKLWKNYSHRVNYAQIYQQMIATAGGTIANDHIAFRSLRLNVDTPQGTKNLGIEYLEKIAEALSYQAAGEYTFPDQKLYARHYQHPEQDALDLPKLFISELIVEQLPDAIAQLIHQTVKSVKLADVETLLERIKLADTELEVEQIANQLQHIYTRPWNAPLKSVVETVNTVSQYGAWVLLHGYAVNHFTGYINRQNTPFYPDIETTVKGLTDRGVPMKAEIEGDLNSGLRQTATKAVQEMVTVIDDTSKQQISIPWTYAYYEIAERALVEVTPGEKVLFQGFKGVNAQQLFEMTRKV; this is translated from the coding sequence ATGCCTGCACAAATTGCCCTTAACCTCTGGAGTAAACTCTGGAAAAACTACAGCCACAGAGTAAATTATGCCCAAATATATCAACAAATGATCGCCACAGCAGGTGGAACTATAGCCAACGATCATATCGCTTTTCGTTCTCTACGCTTGAATGTCGATACTCCCCAAGGAACTAAAAACCTGGGAATAGAATATTTAGAAAAAATTGCCGAAGCTTTAAGTTATCAAGCTGCTGGAGAATATACTTTCCCCGATCAAAAGCTTTACGCTCGTCACTATCAACATCCTGAACAAGACGCTTTAGACTTACCAAAATTATTTATTAGTGAACTAATTGTAGAGCAATTACCAGATGCGATCGCACAACTAATACATCAAACAGTTAAGTCTGTAAAATTAGCCGATGTAGAAACATTACTAGAGCGTATAAAACTAGCTGATACTGAATTAGAAGTAGAGCAAATAGCTAATCAACTGCAACATATATACACACGCCCTTGGAATGCTCCCCTTAAATCTGTTGTAGAAACAGTAAATACTGTAAGTCAATATGGAGCATGGGTATTGCTGCACGGTTACGCGGTTAACCACTTTACAGGTTACATCAACCGTCAAAATACTCCCTTTTATCCAGATATTGAAACTACAGTTAAAGGACTAACTGATAGAGGCGTACCGATGAAAGCTGAAATTGAAGGTGATTTAAATAGCGGTTTACGCCAAACAGCAACGAAAGCAGTTCAAGAAATGGTAACTGTTATAGATGACACTAGCAAGCAACAAATTAGTATTCCTTGGACTTACGCCTATTATGAAATTGCCGAACGTGCTTTAGTTGAAGTAACTCCTGGCGAAAAAGTACTTTTTCAAGGTTTTAAAGGAGTAAATGCCCAACAATTGTTTGAAATGACTCGGAAAGTTTAA